The Pseudomonas benzenivorans region CCGAGGACACCCCGGAGCGCCTGCTCGAGCAGGTACGCCCGGACGTGCTGGTCAAGGGCGGCGACTACGGCATCGACCAGGTGGTCGGCGCCGAGATCGTCACCGCCTACGGTGGCGAGGTGCGGGTGCTCGGCCTGGTGGAGAACAGCTCGACCACCGCCATAGTCGAGAAGATTCGCAGCAAATAGGCCTTGGCTGGCCGGCGCTAGCCGCGCCCGGCGGCGTCCAGCTCGGGCGGCGGGTTTGGGGGTGAGGACCGGCCGCCAGTGGCCGCTGCGGCCTTGAGCCCCTGCAGCTGCAGCCAGTCCTTCCAGCGGATGCGCTCCTCGCGCACCAGCCAGCCGTCCTGCGGCGCGAAGCTCTCCGCCAGCCACAGGCCGCGGGTGCTGCTGGGCGTCAGCACGCCGTTCTTCAGGGTCAGCAGCTCGTTGGTCGGTCTGCCGTTCTCCAGCGGGATCAGGTACAGGTCCGGGCGCCGGCGGTCGAGGCGGGCGATCAGCTGGCCGTCTTCCAGGTGCTCGTCGACGTGGAACAGGCTCGGTTGCCTGGCCTCTTTCGGCAATTCCAGGCGCAGGTCGTAGACCAGCTGCAGCGAGGCGGTCGGCAGGTGCACGTAGGCCCGCGGTCGCTCGAGCAGGGTCAGGTTGCCGCACTGCACCGGGCGCGCCGCGCCGGACAGCGGGCTGAGGCGAAAGTGCACGGCCTCGCGGTAGTGCAGCGCGCCCTGGTAGGGGGCCGGCAGCCAGGTGTCGCCGAAACGGCCGTACAGCCAGCCTTCCGGGGTTTCCACCAGGCATTCCTCGGCCACCTCCTGGATCGCCGTGTGCAGCGGCAGGTTCAGCTCGTGGGCCGGGACATAGCCGGAAATCAGCTTGAGTACCACGTCGCCGCGGTCCTGGCGCCGCTGGCGCACCAGCAGCCAGTACTCGCGGCCGTGCCAGCTCAGGGTCAGGCGCACCGAGACTCCCAGGTTGGCCAGCTCCACGGCGAAGCGCTGGCTGTCGCCGAGCGCGATCTCCCGGCGCCGTTCCAGCATCTGGGCGAAGTTCAGGGCCTGGCCGATGCCCTGGTAGCTCAGGCGGTCCGGGCCCGCTTCGACGAACAGCGGCAGGGTCTTGAAGACACTGGGGTTCTTGCGGATCAGGGTGCGCGCCATCTGGGTACCTCTCGGGTGGGCCGGGCCGCGATCCTGGAGTCAGGCGATGTCCTGGATCACCGCCGCGGCCGTTGCCACATTATGGGCCAGGTGCTGCGGGTCGATGGTGCCGATGATGGCGCTGTTCACCGCCGGGTGGCCGAAGATCAGCTCGAAGCTGGCCTGGACCGGGTCTTCGCCCGGCTGCAGGCAGGCATGCCCGCTGGCCAGGGCCTTCTTCACCAGGATGCCCTTGCCGTGCTGCTCGGCGTAGTCCAGCACCGGCAGCTCGCCCTGCTCGTTGAGGTTGTAGGTGACCATGGCGCAGTCGCCCTGCTGCAGGGCCAGTAGGCCACCCTCGACGGTCTTGCCGGACAGGCCGAAGGCGCGGATCTTGCCTTCGCGCTTGAGCTCGGCGAGGGTCTCGTAGATGCCGCTGTCCTGCAGGATGGCGACATCGTTGCCGTCCGAGTGCACCAGCAGCAGGTCGATGAAGTCGGTCTCCAGGCGCTTGAGGCTGCGCTCCACGGAGCGGCGCGTATGGGCTGGGGAGAAGTCGAAGCGCGACTGGCCGTTCTCGAACTCCTCGCCGCTCTTGCTGACGATCACCCACTGCTCGCGCTGGCCGCGCAGCAGCGGGCCGAGGCGCGCCTCGCTGGTGCCGTAGGCCGGGGCGGTGTCGATCAGGTTGATGCCCAGCTCGTGGGCCTGGGCCAGCAACCGGCGGGCCTCGGCGTCGTCCGGGATGCGGAAGCCGCTGGGGTACTTCACGCCTTGGTCGCGGCCCAGCTTGACGGTGCCCAGGCCCAGCGGCGAGACCAGCAGCTCGGTCGAGCCCAGCGGGCGATGCAGGTTGTGCAGGGTGTGCATCAGAACAGTTCCTCCCAGGCGGGTTGGGCGATGGCCGGGCGCGGCAGCGCGGGCAGCGGGGCGTGGGCGGCGGGACGGATGCCGTCGCGCGCCAGGCTCGCCAGCACGCGGTCGGCGAAGTCCGGGGCCAAGGCCAGTTTAGTCGGCCAGCCGGCCAGCAGGCGGCCCTGTTCGGCGAGAAAGGCGTTGTCCGGGCGCACCAGGCCGGACTGCGCCGGCTCGGCGCGCTCGACCCTCAGGGTGGCCCAGCGGGCGTCGCCGAGGTCGATCCAGGGCAGCAGCGCGGCCAGTTCCTTCTGCGCTGCGGCGATCTGCGCCGCCTCGTTACGGGCCACGCCCTCGGCTTCGGCCAGGTCGCCGCCCAGGTACCAGACCCACTGGCCGTCGGCCGCCGGGTGGCTGGTGACCGTTACCCGCGGCTTCGGGCCGCCGCCCAGGCAGTGGGCGTACAGCGGCTTGAGGGTCGGCCCCTTGACCAGCACCATGTGCAGCGGGCGCAGTTGCTGGACCGGTTGCTTGAGCTCGAGCGCGGCGAGCAGTTCGGCGTTGCCGCGCCCGGCGCTGAGGACGATGCGCTGGGCGCGAATCTCCCGGTCGTCGACGCGCAGGCCGACCAGCTCGTCCTGCTCGCGCAGCGGCTCGATGGCTGCGCCGGCCAGCAGGCCGTCGCCGGCCAGTTCGGCGAGGCGGGCAATGAGGCTGGGCACGTCGAGCACCAGCTCGGTCAGGCGGTAGACCTTGCCCTTGAATTTCGGATGCTGCAACGCCGGTGGCAGCTGCTCGCCCTTGACCTGGTCGACCCGGCCACGCACCGCCTTGCTGGCGAAGAAGCTGGTCAGGTTGCCGGCCAGGCTGCCGGGGGACCACAGGTAGTGGGCCTCGGACAGCAGGCGCACGCCGGACAGGTCCAGCTCGCCGTTGCCGGCCAGCGCCTC contains the following coding sequences:
- a CDS encoding NAD(P)/FAD-dependent oxidoreductase yields the protein MSQALSTDVLIVGGGIAGLWLNARLRRQGFATLLVENASLGGGQSVKSQGIIHGGAKYALHGALSGASEAIADMPRRWREALAGNGELDLSGVRLLSEAHYLWSPGSLAGNLTSFFASKAVRGRVDQVKGEQLPPALQHPKFKGKVYRLTELVLDVPSLIARLAELAGDGLLAGAAIEPLREQDELVGLRVDDREIRAQRIVLSAGRGNAELLAALELKQPVQQLRPLHMVLVKGPTLKPLYAHCLGGGPKPRVTVTSHPAADGQWVWYLGGDLAEAEGVARNEAAQIAAAQKELAALLPWIDLGDARWATLRVERAEPAQSGLVRPDNAFLAEQGRLLAGWPTKLALAPDFADRVLASLARDGIRPAAHAPLPALPRPAIAQPAWEELF
- a CDS encoding aldo/keto reductase; the encoded protein is MHTLHNLHRPLGSTELLVSPLGLGTVKLGRDQGVKYPSGFRIPDDAEARRLLAQAHELGINLIDTAPAYGTSEARLGPLLRGQREQWVIVSKSGEEFENGQSRFDFSPAHTRRSVERSLKRLETDFIDLLLVHSDGNDVAILQDSGIYETLAELKREGKIRAFGLSGKTVEGGLLALQQGDCAMVTYNLNEQGELPVLDYAEQHGKGILVKKALASGHACLQPGEDPVQASFELIFGHPAVNSAIIGTIDPQHLAHNVATAAAVIQDIA
- a CDS encoding metal ABC transporter ATPase, with protein sequence MARTLIRKNPSVFKTLPLFVEAGPDRLSYQGIGQALNFAQMLERRREIALGDSQRFAVELANLGVSVRLTLSWHGREYWLLVRQRRQDRGDVVLKLISGYVPAHELNLPLHTAIQEVAEECLVETPEGWLYGRFGDTWLPAPYQGALHYREAVHFRLSPLSGAARPVQCGNLTLLERPRAYVHLPTASLQLVYDLRLELPKEARQPSLFHVDEHLEDGQLIARLDRRRPDLYLIPLENGRPTNELLTLKNGVLTPSSTRGLWLAESFAPQDGWLVREERIRWKDWLQLQGLKAAAATGGRSSPPNPPPELDAAGRG